From Leishmania donovani BPK282A1 complete genome, chromosome 34, the proteins below share one genomic window:
- a CDS encoding proteasome regulatory non-ATP-ase subunit 11, putative produces the protein MDPSAFGMMAGRGMGRQTEVRDARDTAETIQISSIALLKMLIHGRAGVPLEVMGLMIGEEIDDYTIRVADVFSMPQTATGQSVEAVDPEYQVHMLDKLKLVGRHENVVGWYHSHPGFGCWLSSEDVMTAAGYENLTPRSVSVVVDPIQSVRGKVVIDAFRTIPQEIMAMRAMGEYVEPRQVTSNIGFLSKPSAVALSHNLNRQYYNLPVTFRKKNHELRLLLNVYRKGWQEGFKLEKAKVYQRETRTSIRELISLSKQAEKYITQGRDEDDLGNVGQINAMSHLQMEAENVIHRNLNQSIGAMINAVVF, from the coding sequence ATGGACCCCTCGGCCTTCGGAATGATGGCTGGCCGCGGCATGGGCCGCCAGACTGAGGTGCGCGATGCCCGCGACACTGCGGAGACGATTCAGATTTCGTCCATCGCACTGCTGAAGATGCTCATTCACGGTCGCGCCGGCGTGCCGCTGGAGGTGATGGGCCTCATGATTGGCGAGGAGATCGACGACTACACAATTCGTGTGGCGGATGTCTTCTCGATGCCGCAGACCGCCACGGGTCAGTCCGTCGAGGCGGTCGACCCGGAGTACCAGGTGCACATGCTGGACAAGCTGAAACTGGTCGGTCGTCACGAGAACGTCGTGGGGTGGTACCACAGCCATCCCGGATTCGGCTGCTGGCTGTCCTCGGAGGATGTGATGACAGCCGCCGGCTACGAGAATCTGACCCCGCGCAGCGTGTCGGTCGTGGTGGACCCCATCCAGTCTGTGCGCGGCAAGGTGGTGATTGACGCCTTCCGCACTATCCCCCAGGAAATTATGGCTATGCGGGCGATGGGTGAGTACGTGGAACCGCGTCAGGTGACGTCGAACATCGGATTTCTGTCCAAGCCGTCGGCTGTGGCCCTCTCCCACAATCTCAACCGCCAGTACTACAACCTACCCGTCACCTTCCGTAAGAAGAATCACGagttgcggctgctgctgaacgtGTACCGCAAGGGCTGGCAGGAGGGCTTCAAGttggagaaggcgaaggtgTACCAGCGGGAGACCCGCACGAGCATTCGCGAGCTCATCTCCCTCTCAAAGCAGGCGGAGAAGTACATAACGCAAGGACGCGACGAGGACGATCTCGGCAACGTCGGTCAGATCAACGCCATGTCTCACCTGCAGATGGAGGCGGAAAACGTCATCCACCGCAATCTTAACCAATCCATCGGCGCCATGATCAACGCAGTGGTGTTCTGA